In Fusarium oxysporum f. sp. lycopersici 4287 chromosome 6, whole genome shotgun sequence, a single window of DNA contains:
- a CDS encoding hypothetical protein (At least one base has a quality score < 10), producing the protein MFQSKPILSQDIWRSDRDIVASTSRRDVALHYERARSIFRHSGLSQQDIENLTPKFWDFQFDLIAARDMTAFIIVAIQVNLCIRTLCSFVKGRPDLQDLVDKLLNFDICGGFMLTEADHGLDARNLETTVTLLPDGSYDLHTPHVGASKAMPLTTPYCGMPRIAIVFARLLVDGKSHGVKPFLVCLSDACGLRPGVTSRILPTRPGTKPLYHSLTAFNHVDLPFSALLGSSSEPENDRLDFLRQIWRVSAGTLSLSIMGISAIKVGTRVAAVYIERRTITAPDGPVPGEIMSFSTQQRPIVEGWVQGKVLHAFARWTIGMRPNLSDATQHALAAIFKATGISIAEGDTLLLCIHFMSELLGEKLGLPQARNRLSPLAQREDKLMLDMKSRLEMIGGYKEHRGPAFDRHILPRCRLLAEAIGNRMAYEAAETSGLSPDVLTLYEGICMCEDLNHLPVMGPQCRADAQSQSSEPYNNVLAQIRSESASRSDLDDYVTAPIMSEESWGSFTNSLHAFKHPHDVAIPCSKL; encoded by the exons ATGTTCCAATCCAAGCCGATCCTTAGCCAGGACATCTGGCGCAGCGACCGTGACATTGTGGCGTCTACTTCCAGACGAGATGTAGCCCTGCACTACGAGCGGGCAAGGTCGATATTCCGTCATAGTG GTCTGTCACAACAGGATATTGAGAATCTAACCCCGAAATTCTGGGATTTCCAATTCGATT TGATTGCTGCTCGCGACATGACGGCCTTCATCATCGTAGCGATACAGGTAAACCTATGTATAAGGACACTTTGTTCCTTCGTCAAAGGGCGACCCGACCTACAAGACTTGGTTGATAAGCTCCTGAACTTTGATATCTGCGGTGGATTTATGCTGACCGAAGCCGATCATGGTTTGGACGCTCGTAACTTGGAAACGACGGTCACACTACTGCCTGATGGCTCCTACGATCTACATACCCCCCACGTAGGAGCTTCAAAGGCAATGCCTCTGACAACGCCCTACTGTGGCATGCCTCGCATAGCTATAGTATTTGCTCGTCTCTTAGTTGACGGGAAAAGCCATGGCGTGAAGCCCTTCCTCGTTTGTCTCAGCGACGCTTGCGGACTGCGGCCTGGAGTTACATCACGTATTCTGCCCACACGGCCGGGTACGAAACCGTTGTACCACTCTCTGACGGCATTTAACCATGTCGATTTGCCCTTCAGTGCTCTGCTCGGCTCATCCTCAGAACCGGAAAACGATCGTCTTGATTTTCTACGCCAGATTTGGCGGGTGTCAGCTGGAACGCTGTCCCTCTCTATAATGGGCATCTCCGCCATCAAGGTTGGAACGCGTGTAGCTGCTGTCTACATCGAGCGAAGGACAATCACGGCACCCGATGGGCCTGTACCCGGAGAGATCATGAGCTTCAGCACCCAGCAGCGTCCAATTGTCGAAGGATGGGTGCAAGGCAAGGTCTTGCATGCATTCGCTCGTTGGACCATAGGGATGCGCCCTAATCTTAGCGATGCGACGCAGCACGCGCTTGCCGCAATTTTCAAGGCGACA GGAATCTCGATTGCCGAAGGAGACACACTACTGTTGTGCATTC ATTTTATGTCAGAGCTCCTGGGAGAGAAACTGGGGCTCCCACAAGCGCGCAACAGATTGTCACCCTTGGCGCAACGCGAGGACAAGTTAATGTTAGATATGAAATCACGACTCGAAATGATCGGGGGGTATAAGGAACATCGCGGTCCCGCCTTCGATCGTCACATTCTCCCTCGATGTCGATTACTGGCTGAAGCGATTGGAAATCGCATGGCTTATGAGGCCGCCGAAACCTCGGGGCTCTCACCAGATGTGCTCACATTGTATGAGGGCATCTGCATGTGCGAGGATCTAAACCATTTGCCGGTGATGGGGCCACAATGTCGAGCAGATGCCCAGTCTCAATCCTCTGAGCCGTACAATAATGTCTTGGCCCAGATCAGATCGGAATCTGCTTCTCGGTCTGACTTGGATGATTATGTGACGGCACCTATCATGTCTGAAGAATCGTGGGGGTCTTTCACGAACAGTTTACATGCCTTCAAGCACCCGCACGATGTCGCGATCCCTTGTTCGAAATTATAA